In Halobacteriovorax marinus SJ, the following proteins share a genomic window:
- a CDS encoding Mrp/NBP35 family ATP-binding protein: protein MSDKVKNLICTIANPATGMTLGAEERISEVKVEGKKISIKYDREGISPAQKRVIEDSIYGLLKADFEEDDITIMTFSKDSKDVFGGAPAAKKESAPKQEAAQVKAGHGPVGATKKRIPNVKNVLAVSSCKGGVGKSTVSVNLAMSLKNKGYKVGILDADIYGPSMPMLLGKREAKPAANEQKKILPVEALGVHFISFGLFIQEDDAVIWRGPMLGGVLNQFLFDVEWGELDYLIIDLPPGTGDMQLSMVQATEVDAAVVVSTPQEVALLDTRKGMKMFEKVNVPILGMIENMSYFVPDDNLDKKYFIFGEGGVKNACSELKTDFLGEIPMEIALRVGSDTGVPYMSSSAHEGRPVWNAYMELANKVDQKMNGKEKKGFFSKILGK from the coding sequence ATGAGTGATAAGGTCAAGAATCTGATTTGTACTATAGCCAATCCTGCAACGGGGATGACGTTGGGGGCTGAGGAAAGAATTTCTGAAGTAAAAGTAGAGGGGAAGAAGATCTCTATTAAGTACGACCGCGAGGGGATTTCTCCTGCGCAGAAGAGAGTGATTGAAGATTCAATCTATGGACTCCTAAAAGCTGACTTCGAAGAAGATGATATTACGATTATGACTTTCTCTAAAGACTCTAAAGATGTTTTTGGAGGAGCTCCAGCTGCTAAGAAAGAATCGGCGCCTAAGCAGGAAGCTGCTCAAGTAAAGGCCGGACATGGACCTGTAGGGGCAACGAAGAAGAGAATTCCTAACGTAAAGAATGTTCTGGCTGTTTCCTCTTGTAAGGGTGGAGTTGGTAAATCGACTGTTTCAGTTAATCTTGCCATGTCACTTAAGAATAAAGGCTACAAAGTAGGGATACTTGATGCAGATATTTATGGCCCATCTATGCCGATGCTCCTTGGTAAGAGAGAGGCAAAGCCAGCGGCCAATGAGCAGAAGAAGATACTTCCAGTTGAAGCTCTAGGTGTTCATTTCATTTCTTTTGGTCTCTTTATTCAAGAAGACGATGCTGTGATCTGGAGAGGTCCAATGTTAGGTGGAGTTCTAAATCAATTTCTATTTGATGTAGAATGGGGAGAGCTTGATTACCTTATTATTGATTTACCTCCAGGAACTGGAGACATGCAACTTAGTATGGTTCAGGCAACAGAAGTCGACGCAGCTGTCGTTGTTTCGACACCACAAGAAGTGGCCCTTCTCGATACGAGAAAGGGAATGAAGATGTTTGAGAAAGTAAATGTACCTATCCTTGGTATGATTGAGAATATGAGCTACTTTGTTCCAGATGATAATCTAGATAAGAAATACTTTATCTTTGGTGAAGGTGGAGTGAAGAATGCTTGCTCTGAACTAAAAACAGACTTCTTAGGAGAGATTCCTATGGAGATAGCACTTAGAGTAGGTTCAGATACAGGTGTTCCTTATATGAGCTCATCTGCACACGAGGGAAGACCTGTTTGGAATGCTTATATGGAATTGGCCAATAAGGTTGACCAAAAAATGAATGGCAAAGAGAAAAAGGGTTTCTTTTCTAAAATATTAGGAAAGTAA
- a CDS encoding lytic transglycosylase domain-containing protein — translation MLRLATVTALTFLSLNTFAASATAQPFSIKTSRADEKFARSFHQFYKNIKRTKLHYNSISHMGRWIKHSQAFAEYSPLVDTLLKFKKAKLSTSEFHSVCKPKNFDSKDYPDLVKRSYTHLDHYCHWKFLKNTTKSKTKKSISFKNLEYFKYALPFYLKGKNKTEFATYLSRIDKNSNLHQLVSDLMTEQYLEKQFKPNSDHLKFIKINNQLTSYVQSAGLNDSSERNYFTKAFYEIRSNIKKHLADEELDLAYQMGHQLVSFYDSNKQYVNSDKAWINILTTGKNFLYRQEVEKARYFFEYALTMATNDQLDETIFQLLWSDILTGKYKKAVKTIEKFQLIKNYSKYNSKVKFWIAYTLYKNGESELSKHLFTTLTESSPLNFYAIISYKKLLDIFDVEDKEKLLGKYTEEIKPNVPANKKFSKNFISSLKRLSLWLELNLDAFSNNEISEIISRDSLYVFKNKAVAKNVENKELRKYLIEKLVSLFTKEKKYLHSFKLVHNSLENEVFELDAFTLKNLFPFQYLQKIKKIDKTIDPLVVISLIRQESAFNPSARSHVGARGLMQLMPATARQYKKNVRTSHLKRPDVNIKIGITYLKKLLKKYDGNLIYTLAAYNAGESRVKRWKKNIFINDDPMVTIESIPFRETRKYVKLIYRNIFFYNLLSNKTVLEKSLEDSFYVSLNTKR, via the coding sequence TTGTTACGATTAGCAACTGTTACGGCATTAACATTTCTCTCTCTAAACACCTTTGCAGCAAGTGCAACGGCACAGCCCTTTTCAATTAAGACTTCTAGGGCCGATGAAAAGTTTGCCAGATCATTCCATCAATTTTACAAAAATATTAAAAGAACCAAACTCCACTATAATTCTATTTCCCACATGGGTCGATGGATCAAGCATAGCCAAGCTTTTGCAGAGTATAGTCCACTCGTTGACACTCTTTTAAAGTTTAAGAAAGCAAAGCTAAGCACAAGTGAGTTTCACAGCGTTTGTAAACCTAAGAACTTTGACAGCAAAGACTACCCTGACTTAGTTAAGAGATCGTACACTCACTTAGATCACTACTGTCACTGGAAGTTTTTAAAGAATACAACAAAGAGTAAAACTAAGAAGAGTATCAGCTTTAAGAACTTAGAATACTTTAAGTATGCTCTTCCTTTTTATTTAAAGGGAAAAAACAAAACAGAATTCGCGACATACCTCTCTCGTATCGATAAGAATTCTAATCTTCACCAGCTCGTTTCAGATTTGATGACAGAGCAGTATCTAGAGAAGCAGTTCAAGCCAAACTCAGATCATTTAAAATTCATTAAAATAAATAATCAGCTTACAAGTTATGTGCAGTCTGCTGGATTAAATGATAGTAGCGAAAGAAATTATTTTACTAAAGCATTCTACGAGATTCGCTCTAATATAAAGAAACATCTTGCAGATGAAGAGCTAGATCTCGCCTATCAAATGGGTCACCAGCTCGTAAGTTTTTATGATTCTAATAAGCAATATGTGAATTCGGACAAGGCCTGGATCAATATTCTAACGACAGGAAAGAACTTTCTTTATCGTCAGGAAGTTGAGAAGGCCCGCTACTTTTTCGAATATGCCTTAACTATGGCAACTAATGACCAACTAGATGAAACAATCTTTCAATTACTGTGGTCAGATATCTTAACTGGAAAGTATAAGAAAGCTGTTAAGACTATCGAAAAATTTCAATTGATAAAGAATTACTCTAAGTACAACTCAAAAGTAAAATTTTGGATTGCCTACACTCTTTACAAGAACGGTGAAAGTGAGCTTTCAAAGCACTTATTCACGACACTAACTGAATCGTCTCCACTAAATTTCTATGCCATTATTTCGTATAAGAAACTTTTAGATATTTTTGATGTTGAAGATAAGGAAAAGTTACTTGGTAAATATACTGAAGAGATAAAGCCAAATGTTCCAGCTAATAAAAAGTTTTCAAAGAACTTCATCTCTTCTCTTAAAAGATTATCTCTTTGGTTAGAGCTTAATTTGGATGCTTTTTCTAATAATGAAATTTCTGAAATCATCTCTAGGGATTCCCTCTATGTTTTCAAGAATAAGGCTGTAGCTAAGAATGTCGAAAATAAAGAACTTAGAAAGTATCTCATTGAAAAACTTGTAAGCCTCTTTACTAAAGAGAAGAAGTACTTACACTCATTTAAACTTGTTCACAATTCACTTGAGAACGAAGTTTTCGAACTCGACGCCTTCACTTTAAAGAACCTCTTTCCTTTTCAATATCTTCAAAAGATTAAGAAAATAGATAAGACTATCGACCCTCTTGTTGTTATCTCACTTATTAGACAAGAGTCTGCTTTTAACCCAAGTGCAAGGTCGCATGTTGGAGCAAGAGGTCTAATGCAGCTGATGCCTGCTACAGCGAGACAGTATAAGAAAAATGTTAGGACTTCTCATCTAAAGAGGCCCGATGTAAATATCAAGATTGGGATTACTTACTTAAAGAAGCTTTTAAAGAAGTATGACGGAAATCTAATTTATACTCTAGCCGCTTATAATGCTGGTGAATCGAGAGTTAAGAGATGGAAGAAGAATATCTTCATCAATGATGATCCAATGGTCACAATTGAATCTATACCATTTAGAGAAACAAGAAAGTATGTGAAGCTTATTTATAGAAATATATTCTTTTATAATTTGCTATCGAATAAAACTGTCCTCGAAAAATCTCTCGAAGACAGTTTCTATGTGAGTTTAAATACTAAACGTTAA
- the ychF gene encoding redox-regulated ATPase YchF, with translation MSLNCGIVGLPNVGKSTIFQALTSAPAEAANYPFCTIEPNVGIVNVADWRLEKITTLIKPSKTIPTIVEFVDIAGLVKGASKGEGLGNQFLGHIRQVNAIIHVVRCFDDGDVVHVHGRVDPVDDIETINIELALADAEVVTKKLGNLPKLMKNQNKEISSKAKAQLPVLEKLETHLTEGLAARALELSDDEKELVAELNLITMKKVLYLCNVDEDCVDGDNEYVTSVRELAAKDNAQVSVICGKLESEIASLETDEEKKEFLEAAGLEQSGLQTLTKTAYEMLGLRTYFTAGEKEVRAWTFKAGDKAPQAAGVIHTDFERGFIKAEIYHCDDLFELGTEQKVKEAGKFRIEGKEYLVKDGDVIHFRFNV, from the coding sequence ATGTCATTAAATTGTGGAATCGTTGGTCTTCCAAATGTTGGTAAATCAACTATCTTTCAAGCTTTAACTTCGGCGCCAGCTGAAGCAGCAAATTACCCATTTTGTACAATTGAGCCAAATGTTGGAATTGTAAATGTTGCAGATTGGAGACTAGAAAAGATCACAACACTCATAAAGCCAAGTAAGACAATTCCTACGATTGTTGAGTTTGTTGATATCGCAGGTTTAGTAAAAGGTGCGAGTAAAGGTGAAGGTCTAGGGAACCAATTCCTAGGACATATCAGACAGGTTAATGCGATCATTCACGTTGTAAGATGTTTTGATGATGGTGACGTTGTTCACGTACATGGGCGTGTCGATCCAGTAGATGATATTGAAACAATTAATATTGAACTGGCTCTTGCAGATGCTGAAGTTGTGACTAAGAAGCTTGGAAACCTTCCAAAGCTGATGAAGAATCAAAATAAAGAAATCTCTAGTAAGGCCAAGGCGCAGCTACCTGTACTTGAAAAACTAGAGACTCATCTAACAGAGGGTCTTGCTGCAAGAGCTCTTGAATTATCAGACGACGAGAAAGAGCTAGTTGCTGAACTTAACCTTATTACAATGAAGAAGGTTCTCTACCTTTGTAACGTAGATGAAGACTGCGTAGACGGAGATAACGAATACGTTACAAGTGTAAGAGAGTTAGCTGCAAAAGATAATGCGCAGGTAAGTGTTATTTGTGGGAAGCTAGAATCTGAAATAGCTTCACTTGAAACAGATGAAGAAAAGAAAGAATTTCTTGAAGCAGCTGGATTAGAGCAATCTGGTTTACAAACTCTTACAAAGACAGCTTATGAAATGTTAGGACTTAGAACTTACTTCACTGCCGGTGAAAAAGAAGTGAGAGCTTGGACATTTAAGGCCGGAGATAAGGCTCCTCAAGCTGCAGGTGTTATTCATACTGACTTTGAAAGAGGTTTTATTAAGGCCGAGATTTATCACTGCGATGACCTATTTGAACTGGGGACAGAACAAAAGGTCAAAGAAGCAGGTAAGTTTAGAATTGAAGGGAAAGAATATCTCGTAAAAGACGGAGATGTTATTCACTTCAGATTTAACGTTTAG
- the pth gene encoding aminoacyl-tRNA hydrolase codes for MMTKLIVGLGNPGAEYRNTRHNIAWETFDNLSFAQNLRWQSKYKGEMATTEIEGEKVIFLKPQTFMNLSGESVAPLANFFKIPVEDILVVHDELDLNFGTIAYKDGGGLAGHNGLKSIAQCLGKQNFKRLRVGIGRPVHGSVSNWVLSGYHGEDAEFLESYLKGAAKAVEAYIEKGFQSAARTYSKKKII; via the coding sequence ATGATGACGAAATTAATTGTTGGCCTAGGAAATCCTGGAGCCGAGTATAGAAATACCCGACATAATATAGCTTGGGAAACATTTGATAATCTCTCTTTTGCACAGAATTTACGCTGGCAAAGCAAGTATAAGGGAGAGATGGCCACTACAGAAATTGAAGGGGAAAAGGTTATTTTCTTAAAGCCTCAGACTTTCATGAACTTAAGTGGAGAATCAGTAGCACCACTGGCAAACTTCTTTAAGATTCCTGTTGAGGATATTTTAGTCGTACACGATGAGCTGGACCTAAATTTTGGGACGATAGCTTATAAAGACGGTGGTGGATTGGCCGGACATAATGGCTTAAAATCAATTGCTCAATGTCTTGGAAAGCAGAATTTTAAGAGACTTAGAGTTGGTATCGGTAGGCCAGTTCATGGCTCTGTGAGTAATTGGGTCCTCTCTGGATATCACGGAGAAGATGCAGAGTTTTTAGAAAGTTATTTAAAAGGTGCAGCAAAAGCGGTAGAAGCATATATTGAAAAAGGTTTTCAAAGTGCTGCAAGAACGTATAGTAAAAAGAAAATTATTTAA
- a CDS encoding ribose-phosphate diphosphokinase, which produces MKRIVLVSGSSNPKLASRISQFLDVSLVDPQLVRFANGEIYCEIEKNVRGADVFVIQSTSSPVNDHVMELLIMIDALKRASAASITAVIPHYGYSRQDRKASPRTPISAKLIADILTAAGATRVITMDLHASQIQGFFNIPFDNIYASPVLLEYIRAEIFNDNSIFVSPDAGGVERVRHYAKKLKADIAMIDKRRTGKNVAKAMNIVGNVEGKECIIIDDMVDTAGTLIEACRALKDNGATKVYACATHPVFSNPALERIAGAEELDRIIVTDTIPLSPEGELIDKIHVLDTAEILAKAIHRTFNNDSVSSLFL; this is translated from the coding sequence ATGAAGCGGATCGTCCTTGTTTCCGGATCTTCAAACCCGAAGCTTGCTTCACGTATCTCCCAATTCCTTGATGTTTCCCTAGTAGACCCACAGTTAGTAAGATTTGCTAACGGCGAAATATATTGTGAAATAGAAAAGAATGTCCGCGGTGCGGACGTTTTTGTTATACAGTCAACGAGCTCACCAGTTAATGATCATGTTATGGAATTACTAATCATGATCGATGCACTTAAGAGAGCGTCGGCAGCATCAATTACTGCAGTGATTCCTCACTATGGTTATTCGCGTCAGGATAGAAAAGCATCTCCAAGAACTCCTATTTCAGCAAAGTTAATTGCAGATATTTTAACTGCTGCTGGAGCGACTCGAGTTATCACAATGGATTTACATGCAAGCCAGATTCAAGGTTTCTTTAATATTCCATTCGATAATATTTATGCTTCTCCAGTTTTGCTTGAGTATATTAGGGCCGAAATTTTTAATGATAATAGTATCTTTGTTTCGCCAGATGCTGGTGGTGTTGAAAGAGTGCGCCACTATGCCAAAAAGCTTAAAGCTGATATTGCTATGATTGATAAGCGAAGAACTGGAAAGAATGTAGCTAAGGCGATGAATATCGTAGGTAATGTTGAAGGTAAGGAGTGTATAATCATTGATGATATGGTTGATACGGCCGGAACTTTAATAGAGGCTTGCCGCGCACTTAAAGATAATGGTGCAACTAAGGTATATGCCTGTGCGACCCACCCTGTTTTCTCAAACCCAGCTCTTGAGAGAATTGCGGGAGCAGAAGAGTTAGATAGAATAATAGTAACAGATACAATTCCACTCAGTCCTGAGGGGGAATTAATTGATAAAATCCATGTACTGGATACGGCCGAAATCTTAGCGAAGGCCATTCATAGAACTTTCAATAATGACTCTGTAAGTTCTCTATTTTTATAA
- a CDS encoding transglycosylase domain-containing protein: MVLGLTIASVYVVQTISEIPVERIRKFEKSTAIAQSVSKVDSDVLLNKSDLEDYWLFTESELSFKEFIELSISSGKLTKYKNGFLSHDEMTLPMVALNECERSSCYQRRMSFGEMPSVFWKGLIGIEDARFLNHFGVDLKSIFRAIAKDIAELRLAQGGSTLTQQLVKNLFYSNEKSFKRKIKEIIVAIYIETKFSKEEILTAYFNEVFWGSFNGVRIKGLYSASLFYFGKKPNEVAPFEAAILIGLLKGPYFYNPLTHLDRLEQRTKVVFNKLVDMNLFSKSADRVWTDKEWEKWVVDLKKRALSNRYRPLIYISRITENAGISSYEQFVLVKSSIDILADIKEKYSEEDVAVKMVIGSLKDNNFFSYYSKWERDKIKAISSERNSVGSTLKPLYYALMSYMGLNWSDEVESGEITLDLVSGKWSPRESHKVEDEFVTVSRSLQESLNRPLVRLADKYGFKNLEPHVKEYIPTLQVPLAQYPSQLLGSIELSTYELFEVYKKILKRECEEVALGNKKWEDTILYILSDPSKTTIKRIVSKNLSSLSFFGKTGTSNNGYDNWFVFYDGWNLGVIWTGIDSGRSGERLRLYGSTTSFKIFQDFLLTRGRRLGELSCEKSGH; encoded by the coding sequence ATGGTATTAGGTTTAACCATAGCGTCAGTTTACGTTGTTCAAACAATTAGCGAGATTCCAGTCGAGAGGATTAGAAAATTTGAAAAATCCACGGCCATTGCTCAATCAGTATCGAAAGTTGACTCCGATGTTCTTCTGAATAAATCAGATTTAGAGGATTATTGGCTTTTTACAGAGAGTGAATTGAGCTTCAAAGAGTTTATCGAACTCTCTATTTCATCTGGAAAGTTAACAAAGTATAAAAATGGATTTCTTTCTCACGACGAAATGACCTTGCCAATGGTTGCACTGAATGAGTGTGAGAGATCTTCATGTTATCAAAGAAGAATGTCTTTTGGAGAAATGCCATCAGTTTTTTGGAAGGGTTTAATTGGAATTGAAGATGCCAGATTTTTAAATCACTTTGGAGTCGATTTGAAGTCAATCTTTAGGGCCATTGCCAAGGATATAGCAGAGTTAAGACTTGCTCAAGGTGGTTCAACACTTACACAACAATTAGTTAAGAATCTTTTTTATAGCAATGAAAAGTCGTTTAAAAGGAAAATTAAAGAAATCATTGTTGCAATATATATTGAAACAAAATTTTCAAAGGAAGAGATTTTAACGGCTTACTTTAACGAGGTTTTTTGGGGAAGCTTTAATGGTGTAAGGATTAAAGGTCTTTACTCTGCATCTCTTTTCTACTTCGGTAAAAAGCCAAATGAAGTAGCTCCCTTCGAGGCGGCAATTCTTATTGGTCTTTTAAAAGGGCCATACTTTTATAATCCACTAACACACCTAGATAGGTTAGAGCAGAGAACTAAAGTCGTATTTAATAAATTAGTAGATATGAATTTATTTTCTAAAAGTGCAGATAGAGTGTGGACTGATAAAGAGTGGGAGAAGTGGGTTGTTGATCTTAAGAAAAGAGCGCTCAGCAATAGGTATAGGCCACTTATTTATATTTCTAGAATTACAGAGAATGCGGGAATTAGCTCCTATGAACAATTCGTTCTCGTTAAATCATCCATAGATATTTTAGCGGACATAAAAGAGAAGTATAGTGAAGAAGATGTCGCTGTAAAAATGGTGATTGGAAGTTTGAAAGATAATAATTTCTTTTCTTATTATTCTAAGTGGGAACGAGATAAGATTAAGGCAATTAGCTCCGAGAGAAACTCTGTTGGGAGTACGCTTAAGCCTCTTTACTATGCCCTTATGAGTTATATGGGCCTAAATTGGAGTGATGAAGTTGAGTCGGGTGAGATAACTTTGGACTTAGTTTCTGGAAAGTGGAGCCCTAGAGAATCACATAAGGTAGAAGATGAATTTGTGACCGTCTCCAGATCATTGCAAGAATCTTTGAATAGGCCTTTAGTGCGACTGGCAGATAAGTATGGATTTAAGAATCTTGAACCACATGTAAAAGAATATATTCCAACTCTACAAGTTCCCTTGGCTCAGTATCCAAGTCAATTACTAGGTTCGATAGAGCTCTCAACTTACGAATTATTTGAGGTCTATAAGAAGATATTGAAACGCGAGTGTGAAGAAGTCGCACTTGGAAATAAGAAGTGGGAAGATACGATACTCTATATTTTAAGTGATCCCTCTAAAACAACGATAAAGAGAATTGTCTCTAAGAATCTAAGTAGCCTAAGCTTCTTTGGGAAGACGGGAACCTCTAATAATGGATACGATAATTGGTTTGTTTTCTATGACGGTTGGAATCTGGGAGTCATTTGGACGGGAATTGATTCTGGTCGAAGTGGTGAGCGATTAAGGCTGTATGGAAGTACAACGTCATTTAAAATATTTCAGGATTTTTTATTGACCCGCGGTAGGCGACTTGGTGAGTTGAGCTGCGAAAAAAGTGGCCATTAG
- the galU gene encoding UTP--glucose-1-phosphate uridylyltransferase GalU → MNIRKAVIPVAGKGTRFLPATKQTPKEMLPIINIPMVHYCVMEAVESGIEQLIFVTSSGKGSIENYFDRNLELENFLEQNGKLKELELIQNVSSMIEIITVRQKEQLGLGHAINCASPIVGSETFSVILGDDIVRGQTPATKQLIDVSRDNGGKSVIGVMEVPETETYKYGIVDGEFLKDSSTTLKMNAMIEKPKPAEAPTNLATPGRYILSGDIFECLREIPRGVGGEYQLTDAINMLANKDEVYAHKFIGDRFDTGCIEGYLNATVEFALRDESTKDLMLNIIKEKIKTYGIK, encoded by the coding sequence ATGAATATTAGAAAGGCCGTCATCCCTGTTGCGGGTAAAGGAACAAGGTTTTTACCGGCAACAAAACAAACACCTAAAGAGATGTTGCCAATAATCAATATTCCAATGGTTCATTACTGTGTAATGGAAGCAGTTGAGTCAGGTATTGAGCAATTAATTTTTGTGACTTCTTCTGGAAAGGGTTCTATCGAGAATTATTTTGATAGAAACTTGGAATTAGAGAACTTTCTTGAGCAAAATGGTAAGTTAAAAGAGTTAGAGCTTATTCAAAATGTAAGTTCTATGATTGAAATTATAACTGTAAGACAAAAAGAGCAGTTAGGTCTTGGTCACGCGATTAATTGTGCTTCGCCAATTGTTGGAAGTGAGACTTTTTCAGTTATCCTTGGCGATGACATCGTAAGAGGGCAAACACCAGCGACTAAACAATTAATTGATGTCTCTAGAGACAATGGTGGCAAATCCGTAATTGGAGTTATGGAAGTTCCGGAAACTGAAACATATAAGTATGGAATAGTGGACGGAGAATTCCTTAAAGATAGTTCAACTACTTTGAAAATGAATGCTATGATTGAAAAGCCAAAGCCTGCTGAGGCACCTACAAATTTAGCAACACCAGGTAGATATATTCTCTCGGGAGATATTTTTGAGTGCTTGAGAGAAATACCAAGAGGAGTTGGTGGGGAATATCAGCTTACAGATGCTATCAATATGCTGGCTAATAAAGATGAGGTTTATGCTCATAAGTTTATTGGAGATAGATTTGATACAGGCTGTATTGAAGGTTACCTAAATGCAACGGTTGAATTTGCTCTTAGGGATGAATCTACAAAAGACTTAATGTTAAATATTATCAAAGAGAAGATTAAAACTTACGGGATAAAATAA
- a CDS encoding LptF/LptG family permease, with protein sequence MGILRKLILKEWFKFFAGSVIALFLLVSVANLISGFLRGNVTATEVMINHFIEIPGYLNKIFPVSCLMASLFSINKLKTRSELTAIFAAGYSRKNYIIDLIFASLIVTIVQFMMTSYISPFFKSQRENLISESTHKFSNLKSQGLRSSTIGSGKMWYRSDDYFIAFTNYNQIKKELYNVTLYKLSADSYLEEIQAMQKVYWEKGIWIGKNVIKLDGLNLKSFPKAEENKENIINLYETPEELRQIEADITILNIVKLWKYIDQLKTSGININEYMVLFYDKFANSIICIIFAILASVSVFNPNRRSSSFGKNIAAVFFFTILYWLVYSYLIELGNNSKVPPIAATFTVPIAFTIILIVIFSRNRKLAK encoded by the coding sequence ATGGGTATCTTAAGAAAGCTCATACTTAAAGAATGGTTTAAATTCTTTGCTGGATCAGTCATCGCACTTTTCCTTCTCGTCTCTGTTGCAAATTTAATTTCTGGCTTTCTCAGAGGGAATGTAACTGCGACAGAAGTTATGATTAATCATTTCATTGAGATTCCTGGCTACCTCAATAAAATTTTTCCTGTTTCATGCTTAATGGCAAGTTTATTCAGTATTAATAAACTCAAGACTCGAAGTGAGCTCACTGCAATCTTTGCAGCTGGCTATTCAAGAAAGAATTATATCATCGACTTAATTTTTGCCTCACTCATTGTTACAATTGTTCAATTTATGATGACTTCATATATCTCTCCTTTTTTCAAATCACAGAGAGAGAACTTAATATCTGAATCAACTCATAAATTCAGTAACCTTAAAAGTCAGGGACTAAGATCATCTACCATCGGTAGTGGTAAGATGTGGTATCGCTCTGACGACTATTTCATTGCATTTACAAATTATAATCAAATAAAAAAAGAACTCTACAATGTAACTCTTTATAAATTATCTGCTGACTCATACCTAGAAGAAATTCAGGCCATGCAAAAGGTCTACTGGGAGAAAGGAATTTGGATTGGAAAAAACGTAATAAAGCTAGACGGTCTTAATTTAAAGTCATTTCCTAAGGCAGAAGAAAATAAAGAAAATATAATTAATCTCTACGAAACCCCAGAAGAGCTTAGACAAATCGAAGCCGACATAACAATTTTAAATATTGTTAAGCTTTGGAAGTATATCGATCAATTAAAAACAAGTGGAATTAATATTAATGAGTATATGGTTCTTTTCTACGATAAGTTTGCAAACTCAATCATTTGCATCATCTTTGCTATTTTAGCATCTGTCTCTGTTTTTAACCCGAATAGAAGAAGTAGTTCTTTTGGAAAAAACATTGCTGCCGTTTTCTTTTTTACGATTCTATACTGGCTGGTTTATTCATATTTAATCGAATTAGGAAATAACTCTAAGGTTCCACCAATAGCAGCAACATTCACTGTTCCTATTGCGTTTACAATTATATTAATCGTGATTTTTTCTAGAAATCGGAAATTAGCGAAATGA